A DNA window from Myxococcus xanthus contains the following coding sequences:
- the tadA gene encoding tRNA adenosine(34) deaminase TadA, translating into MSDEAFMQQALSLAREAAELGEVPVGAVAVLNGEVVGAGFNRREVDRNPLAHAEMLAMDAAARKIGAWRLSGVTLYVTLEPCAMCAGGLVQSRVTRLVFGAFDPKAGAVGSLYNLVEEPRHNHRLQVTSGILADESRLLLKTFFGRLRAKKRDN; encoded by the coding sequence ATGAGTGACGAAGCTTTCATGCAGCAGGCGCTATCGCTCGCGCGGGAAGCAGCGGAACTCGGAGAGGTCCCCGTAGGTGCGGTGGCGGTGCTCAACGGTGAAGTCGTTGGCGCTGGATTCAATCGCCGCGAAGTGGACCGCAATCCGCTCGCTCACGCAGAGATGTTGGCAATGGACGCCGCAGCCCGGAAGATCGGTGCCTGGCGGCTCTCGGGCGTCACCCTGTATGTGACACTTGAGCCGTGTGCCATGTGCGCCGGAGGTCTGGTGCAGTCTCGCGTGACACGACTCGTTTTCGGTGCCTTCGATCCGAAAGCGGGTGCGGTGGGTTCGCTGTACAACCTGGTCGAAGAGCCTCGACACAATCACCGGCTCCAAGTCACGAGTGGTATCCTGGCGGACGAGAGCCGCCTGCTTTTGAAGACGTTTTTCGGGCGCTTGCGTGCGAAGAAACGTGACAATTGA
- a CDS encoding glycosyltransferase family 39 protein — protein MSLPSHEVGFHSPSGSDPGRADERFTPCVRERGREESVAPVSVPLPATPADSIPTPEPTSLTPGATPQEAPVRNWMRWVLGAVALLPGLIAVVQLGRIHPDEVYQSLEPAWWRVHGYGVLAWEWHDGLRNWAVPGVLAGFLKLADLLGITHPRAYRVVVAIPQVALHAWSLWAAYRFAQRRAGTAGGLLSTLLVGLYGPLLVFAGRTMAESISASLLIVAVEALDRRAQLSRAGLVGGMALGLAVVARYPSAIFVLAALVWLAAARRWRLLAFTCAGGLGVAVALGALDWATWGSPFHSFIAYARFNVFSGKAAAQFGADAPSFYVKPLLTAVPLWAWAAVPVGIAALRQHRALSLPLWCAAVYTGVLLATAHKEERFLYPGLVLGVLAAAPPVAAGLVQLARPTGRWGLAGLALAASMTAAAFFPPGDLRADQFRAIVAATRGNARGLLIVNEGLWGSGGYFYLGKRIPWLTCDWPHDGAFERALRDRTFNRAVTFEDRALAELQAGGFQIVRKVGRETILSRE, from the coding sequence ATGTCGTTGCCCTCCCACGAGGTGGGATTCCACTCCCCGTCGGGCTCGGACCCAGGGCGGGCAGACGAACGCTTCACACCTTGCGTCCGGGAACGCGGGCGGGAAGAGTCGGTCGCGCCTGTGTCCGTCCCCCTCCCTGCCACGCCCGCTGATTCCATCCCGACACCCGAGCCCACGTCCCTGACGCCCGGGGCCACGCCCCAAGAGGCGCCGGTCCGGAACTGGATGCGCTGGGTGCTAGGGGCAGTGGCGCTGCTGCCTGGCCTCATCGCGGTGGTGCAGTTGGGCCGCATCCACCCGGATGAGGTGTACCAGTCGCTGGAGCCCGCCTGGTGGCGAGTCCACGGCTACGGCGTCCTGGCCTGGGAGTGGCATGACGGCCTCCGCAACTGGGCTGTGCCCGGCGTCCTGGCGGGCTTCCTCAAGCTGGCGGACCTGCTGGGCATCACCCATCCGCGGGCCTATCGCGTCGTGGTGGCCATTCCGCAGGTGGCCTTGCACGCCTGGAGTCTCTGGGCCGCGTACCGCTTCGCCCAGCGCCGAGCGGGGACCGCGGGTGGCCTGCTGTCGACGTTGCTCGTGGGGCTCTACGGCCCACTGCTCGTCTTCGCGGGGCGCACCATGGCCGAGTCGATTTCCGCCTCGCTGCTCATCGTCGCCGTGGAGGCGCTGGACCGGAGAGCGCAGCTCTCAAGGGCAGGACTCGTGGGTGGCATGGCCCTGGGGCTGGCGGTGGTGGCCCGTTACCCGTCGGCCATCTTCGTCCTGGCGGCGCTGGTGTGGTTGGCGGCGGCGAGGCGGTGGCGACTGCTCGCCTTCACGTGCGCTGGAGGACTGGGCGTGGCGGTGGCGCTCGGCGCGCTGGACTGGGCGACGTGGGGCTCGCCGTTCCACTCCTTTATCGCCTATGCCCGCTTCAACGTCTTTTCGGGCAAGGCCGCGGCTCAGTTCGGAGCTGACGCACCCAGCTTCTACGTGAAGCCGCTACTCACCGCCGTGCCGCTCTGGGCCTGGGCCGCCGTGCCCGTGGGAATCGCCGCGCTTCGCCAGCACCGCGCCCTGTCCCTGCCGCTGTGGTGCGCCGCCGTGTACACCGGCGTGCTCCTGGCCACCGCGCACAAGGAGGAGCGCTTCCTCTATCCCGGCCTGGTGCTGGGCGTGCTGGCCGCGGCGCCACCCGTGGCGGCGGGCCTCGTCCAGCTTGCTCGGCCAACCGGGCGGTGGGGCCTGGCCGGACTCGCGCTGGCCGCGAGCATGACCGCGGCCGCCTTCTTCCCTCCCGGGGACCTGCGGGCAGACCAGTTCCGCGCGATTGTCGCCGCCACCCGGGGCAATGCGCGGGGGCTGCTCATCGTCAATGAGGGCTTGTGGGGCTCGGGCGGCTACTTCTACCTGGGGAAGCGGATTCCCTGGCTCACCTGTGACTGGCCCCACGACGGCGCGTTCGAACGTGCGCTGCGGGACAGGACGTTCAACCGCGCCGTCACCTTCGAGGACCGCGCGCTCGCCGAGCTCCAGGCCGGCGGCTTCCAAATCGTCCGGAAGGTGGGCCGCGAGACGATTCTCTCCCGCGAGTAG
- a CDS encoding YbaB/EbfC family nucleoid-associated protein, whose product MPGVDLNYFIRQANKLTEKIEERKQQLAEESVEAKAGDGRVTVVANGIQEIRSIKIDKEAIDPNDTSMLEDLITAAVNAALASSRQHMQRELAKISGGVKIPGIT is encoded by the coding sequence ATGCCTGGCGTCGACCTGAACTACTTCATCCGGCAGGCGAACAAGCTGACGGAGAAGATTGAAGAACGGAAGCAGCAGCTGGCGGAAGAGAGCGTGGAGGCCAAGGCCGGTGACGGCCGGGTCACCGTCGTCGCCAACGGCATCCAGGAGATCCGCAGCATCAAGATCGACAAGGAAGCCATCGACCCCAACGACACGTCGATGCTCGAGGACCTCATCACCGCCGCGGTGAACGCCGCCCTGGCGAGCAGCCGTCAGCACATGCAGCGCGAGCTCGCGAAAATCTCCGGCGGCGTCAAGATCCCCGGCATTACCTGA
- the dnaX gene encoding DNA polymerase III subunit gamma/tau — MSYLVLARKWRPQKFDDMTGQEHVVRTVANAIKIDRVAHAYLFCGPRGVGKTTAARLLAKALNCEKGPTAQPCGECRACTEIAAGTSVDVAEIDGASNNGVENVREIRENAKYLPQRDRHKIYIIDEVHMLSGAAFNALLKTLEEPPGHVKFIFATTEAHKLPDTILSRCQRHNFRRIPAARMLQRLQEICKAEGAGISDRSLSLVVRQSEGGMRDALSLLDQVLASCGATPSDEEVADALGAIDRTLVQDFADALVHKDAKRVLERVEEVFNRGLDLKRLAEELAFQLRHLFVTKTLGKAPDELAESEQKALMALAQDAEAAQLTRLFDVVHGCIWDVSRAAQPRLALEMALLKAIQLSPGGSIPELLARVDKLAAGMGEGSAKSNAGAPGGRSSPTNFRA, encoded by the coding sequence ATGAGCTACCTCGTTCTCGCCCGCAAATGGCGCCCACAGAAGTTCGACGACATGACCGGACAGGAGCACGTCGTCCGGACGGTCGCGAACGCCATCAAGATAGACCGGGTCGCGCACGCGTACCTGTTCTGTGGACCTCGTGGCGTGGGCAAGACGACGGCCGCGCGGCTGCTCGCCAAGGCGCTCAACTGTGAGAAGGGCCCCACCGCCCAGCCCTGTGGCGAGTGCCGTGCTTGCACGGAGATTGCCGCCGGCACCAGCGTGGACGTCGCGGAAATCGACGGTGCCTCCAACAACGGCGTCGAGAACGTCCGCGAGATTCGCGAGAACGCGAAGTACCTGCCCCAGCGGGACCGGCACAAAATCTACATCATCGACGAGGTCCACATGCTGTCGGGAGCGGCGTTCAACGCGCTGCTCAAGACGCTGGAGGAGCCGCCCGGGCACGTGAAGTTCATCTTCGCGACCACCGAGGCGCACAAGCTCCCGGACACCATCCTGTCGCGGTGCCAGCGCCACAACTTCCGGCGGATTCCGGCGGCCCGGATGCTTCAGCGTCTCCAGGAAATCTGCAAGGCGGAGGGCGCTGGTATCTCCGACCGCTCGCTGTCGCTGGTCGTGCGCCAGTCCGAAGGCGGCATGCGCGATGCGCTGAGCCTCCTGGACCAGGTGCTCGCCTCGTGCGGCGCCACCCCCTCCGACGAGGAAGTGGCCGATGCGCTGGGCGCCATCGACCGGACGTTGGTGCAGGACTTCGCCGATGCGCTCGTCCACAAGGACGCGAAGCGGGTGTTGGAGCGGGTGGAGGAAGTCTTCAACCGCGGCCTGGACTTGAAGCGCCTGGCCGAGGAGCTGGCCTTCCAACTGCGGCATCTCTTCGTCACCAAGACGCTGGGCAAGGCGCCCGACGAGCTGGCCGAGTCCGAGCAGAAGGCGCTGATGGCGCTGGCGCAGGACGCGGAGGCCGCGCAGCTCACGCGCTTGTTCGACGTGGTGCACGGCTGCATCTGGGACGTGTCGCGTGCGGCCCAGCCTCGGCTGGCCCTGGAGATGGCGCTGCTCAAGGCCATCCAGTTGTCGCCGGGTGGTTCGATTCCCGAGCTGCTTGCCCGCGTGGACAAGCTCGCGGCGGGGATGGGTGAAGGTTCCGCGAAGTCGAACGCTGGAGCGCCGGGAGGTCGCTCCAGTCCCACGAACTTTCGCGCCTGA
- the recR gene encoding recombination mediator RecR, translating into MTPDPLNRLVAQLAKLPGIGEKTAQRLAFHILRAPGEYAAELSQAIREVKEKVHLCVRCFSLTDAETCNFCRDARRDERVLCVVETFADLMALERTREFKGRYHVLHGVLSPLEGVGPDQLRIRELLERLNDSRVEELILATNPDVEGEATALYLTRLLKPMGLRVTRIAQGLPMGGDLEFADQATLAKALSARRDL; encoded by the coding sequence ATGACCCCCGATCCGCTGAATCGACTCGTCGCCCAGCTCGCGAAGCTGCCGGGCATCGGCGAGAAGACCGCGCAGCGCCTCGCGTTCCACATCCTGCGGGCGCCGGGTGAGTATGCCGCGGAGCTGTCGCAGGCCATTCGCGAGGTGAAGGAGAAGGTGCACCTGTGCGTGCGCTGCTTCTCCCTCACCGACGCGGAGACCTGCAACTTCTGCCGGGATGCTCGGCGCGACGAGCGCGTGCTGTGCGTCGTGGAGACGTTCGCAGACCTGATGGCGCTGGAGCGCACCCGTGAGTTCAAGGGCCGCTACCACGTCCTGCACGGCGTTCTGTCTCCCCTGGAGGGCGTGGGCCCCGACCAGCTCCGCATCCGCGAGCTGCTGGAGCGCCTCAACGACAGCCGGGTGGAGGAACTCATCCTCGCCACCAACCCGGACGTCGAGGGCGAAGCCACCGCCCTCTACCTGACCCGCCTGCTCAAGCCCATGGGCCTGCGTGTCACCCGCATCGCCCAGGGGCTGCCCATGGGCGGCGACCTGGAGTTCGCCGACCAGGCCACGCTCGCCAAGGCACTCTCCGCCCGCCGCGACCTCTAG
- a CDS encoding DNA polymerase III subunit gamma/tau has product MPVRANEPPAPLAAMRQDEPPRTTPAADEVRPHEPFQGSAHMGATRQDEPPRFAPPGAMRPAEPPPPGPHMDGLSPAASRPLSFLRNSGGANPSPQGYQATQMVPSGPVMEGLSPSAARPLSFLRNGGSAQAPTAPTPPPSVPPAGATPLSRTTEPAPSVRVTNIRRPEPIAPPEPPPYAEEEDARYYPEENSPEGCASGECLPEVAAAPPPASELVIQHESEPEPEPPPPPPVTRSRDNPNLPLIERWRAAVETVKASHPRQGAALSNGRLMSMKNGEIVLGFLPVAGFHRMAVNSTAGKAAVDKALAEHFGRPVKLTIQDASPDDPRLGPSLADQDAQTRAAHEKNTDSKVRSHPAVRAVLKFLGGEIEHIQVYEPERPGAVPADDTSDDSA; this is encoded by the coding sequence ATGCCTGTGCGCGCCAACGAGCCGCCAGCGCCGCTGGCGGCCATGCGCCAGGACGAGCCACCGCGCACGACGCCTGCCGCCGATGAGGTTCGCCCGCATGAGCCCTTCCAAGGCAGCGCGCATATGGGAGCCACGCGCCAGGACGAGCCGCCTCGTTTTGCACCTCCCGGCGCCATGCGTCCGGCCGAACCGCCGCCGCCCGGGCCCCACATGGACGGCCTGTCACCGGCAGCGAGCCGCCCCCTGTCGTTCCTCCGCAACAGCGGCGGCGCCAACCCGTCCCCTCAGGGCTACCAGGCCACGCAGATGGTCCCCTCCGGCCCGGTGATGGAGGGACTGTCACCTTCCGCCGCGCGCCCGCTCTCATTCCTCCGCAACGGTGGCTCGGCCCAGGCGCCCACGGCCCCTACGCCCCCGCCCTCCGTACCTCCCGCGGGCGCCACGCCGCTGTCGCGCACCACCGAGCCCGCGCCATCGGTCCGCGTCACCAACATCCGCCGGCCCGAGCCCATCGCGCCGCCGGAACCTCCGCCCTACGCGGAGGAAGAGGACGCGCGCTACTACCCCGAAGAGAACTCCCCCGAAGGCTGTGCCTCCGGCGAGTGCCTCCCCGAAGTCGCCGCCGCGCCGCCGCCTGCGTCCGAGCTCGTCATCCAGCACGAGTCCGAGCCAGAGCCAGAGCCGCCCCCGCCGCCCCCCGTCACCCGCTCTCGGGACAACCCCAACCTGCCCCTCATCGAGCGTTGGCGGGCCGCCGTGGAGACGGTGAAGGCCTCCCATCCCAGGCAGGGCGCGGCGCTCTCCAACGGGCGATTGATGTCGATGAAGAACGGCGAAATCGTCCTCGGCTTCCTGCCCGTGGCCGGCTTCCACCGCATGGCCGTCAACTCCACCGCGGGCAAGGCCGCCGTGGACAAGGCCCTGGCCGAGCACTTCGGCCGCCCGGTGAAGCTCACCATCCAGGATGCGTCTCCGGACGACCCCCGGCTGGGCCCCAGTCTGGCCGATCAGGACGCACAGACGCGCGCCGCCCACGAGAAGAACACGGACAGCAAGGTCCGCAGCCACCCCGCCGTCCGAGCGGTGCTCAAGTTCCTGGGAGGCGAAATCGAACACATCCAGGTCTACGAGCCCGAGCGCCCCGGGGCCGTGCCAGCGGACGACACCTCCGACGACAGCGCCTGA